A stretch of the Acanthopagrus latus isolate v.2019 chromosome 9, fAcaLat1.1, whole genome shotgun sequence genome encodes the following:
- the akap11 gene encoding A-kinase anchor protein 11 isoform X3, producing MDACARIRGVPIRSRASVRKETVRDSGAQCVKSLFRNKKELCCVGIELQARDVTRLTEIHFVCLPGQCEGEDVTQQALSSLPGGLCELLRSLHVHSLKNDEVLLLKDSRRLAEHKDAGPQCWLKAVCVLRHNPSMSIYTQASVGSLMGLLGCYMAGIRYALELQALQRGTAEPSQPEEDDTNQSVSSIEDDFVTALEHLEEDDTGDNPTVLSYSHFKKRDVASQTVPAHKRRKELSGSRVIIGSSSKKYSSKERSGPDVSVTVQRSSGVESQWTYCSPGTRLSSPLIHVSESEESDCSSPSPIIFLDEVGYQKSLLAKLDIPQVPGGPRERVEDSDSEVSEFFDSFDQFDDLEELSSESCTLALPQDAISAPTSQKRAAESSTSGSSSKYVSRGCSTKGMNPHRFDQPTLPANVKKPTPLKPGSPYSLHSEVPDSPRPVQTPSEENGGPLFSPVSSSAFSPLGDCSGTLEYFWKTDEDGQDSSELRKPQDLCSLYKTYSDFASSLSKEIMGSVCGYQSAVDISDNKNLSCVCHKEFQNPSGYLMKLSEIQETVTVAKLQKKSQSLKDGIQRFATDLVEMSLGSALRDLQKGVSSCTTTLCHLAARLTSSVFQMAFHEIGMRHACVLKERAINGLAGFLVGEAVSGALKDFLTVKKQIFHSTVTRFAADLAEELVFEGIMEVCQFSHPSTPLTPSDWSFGHRQEEEEEVVSSYASDLSESVIQEAFIELSQADVAFTSEAAISVSLDNICYVSAENTSTQTCSTFANQQLLSSSSAAAVPGVPGEDATCTVKKALFTVSGMASCIPVPQAGQAISHLHESEETCQDQSSLVDTPQASPKRVTISSCDTATSTQTHLYSHGTQTAISGGDPSQAKSPFQNFSGNMVDMIVTEACELITASKMKKSFGDCADFLTKTIGSRGSSSSKQDMANFEASYEDFPTKQGPVRQNLRYDRKETEYVIKESPVEQATDCSIPHISFQSQGRDSCELDPRTRSVAETHSVMMDSLDVPGTETGSQRGTSVPGDESVPSSGQKSGGTPGTPPSTPQQPSEVSQEKQIKQFSKKLKSKLAKEFSPATPPPTPHYQPEPGPGPKDITPEADKAEFMLKLMRSLSEEADGNEEEEEELAEEGCVGGTNRCLETGVGRHELSQMSARKMSNKEALHYAERLACHIVSMATEMDTLGVAEEEGEMSKGSKEKRDSVAQFSEQTLNTLWVYAGEVAGEVINDVKRMVSSAQQCPYHRALRRRSFDRSSSECLHHHHQHQPQSSIDQDRNWRVGRLAEQWSNDLIASVFQSPTSTSSTISSSSSGLSSEYPSCESVTDEYAGYLIRVLKKEGGSRELVLDQYASRLAYRSIKLGLAHASRKIKQRSSGTRLHSSKSLPDEWKICGSDTLSSKDRVDSVVRPSGEYAECYCRESEDSSQREYMDMVNFAESLAYNITCDVTRKLHLSSVRLPKSLTDSCLYKKSKLEDMAENLIRNSFSCPLLSKEGNSKHYHSTGSLYDGGYRSRVMQVIEHYARKIVDDTLKMSLASVGHSSREHQRAQGHDRHSHTQRLSEVPVPSLGQALGERTCRYCQIQECSYCTRLNRHHHHPVLQRRKRGPECQARAERLSSLEIPKIHIDLDHRAALAEEMVTMAMETAKRELSNTSLNADSGIGHDGTSYAESLTAEIMTSALSNICQATNISFPGREVTESSVSQQLSVGDDSLGSWSNLSFEDEHPDDNSSFLHLSDSSNGNSSSWSSLGLEGEACEERLSFSPSDSDNTEDKENEVKEESSGTLCMDRTQVQAPRSALVIVNSDVRDLGRGPPHVTLDPQLRSMLQWVAASLADIPQIQLSLDRELQQLPAVVQRLREKKWRVGELLHTLLRYCEESQTHSQSPAREEPLQAGRELHHIPLFQWLLEHA from the exons ATGGATGCCTGTGCTCGTATTAGAGGAGTTCCCATAAGGTCCAGGGCTTCAGTCCGTAAAGAG actgTGCGTGACAGCGGGGCTCAGTGTGTGAAGAGCCTCTTTAGGAATAAAAAGGAGCTTTGCTGCGTTGGCATAGAGCTGCAAGCCAGAGACGTGACAAGACTGACAGAG attcattttgtgtgtctgcctggGCAGTGTGAAGGGGAAGATGTCACCCAACAG GCTCTGTCATCTCTGCCAGGAGGGCTGTGTGAGCTCCTCAGGTCCCTCCATGTTCACAGCCTCAAGAATGACGAGGTTCTGCTGCTCAAAGACTCGCGAAGGCTGGCAGAGCACAAGGATGCTGGGCCTCAG TGCTGGttaaaagctgtgtgtgtgctgaggcaTAATCCCAGCATGAGCATCTACACTCAGGCCAGTGTAGGATCTTTGATGGGTTTGCTGGGGTGCTACATGGCAGGTATTCGCTATGCGTTGGAGCTTCAGGCTCTTCAGAGGGGCACAGCTGAGCCCAGCCAGCCAGAGGAGGATGACACCAACCAGTCAGTCTCATCAATTGAGGATGACTTTGTCACAGCCCTTGAGCATCTGGAGGAAGACGACACAGGAGACAATCCTA CTGTATTGTCCTATAGCCATTTTAAAAAGCGTGATGTGGCATCACAGACAGTACCAGCCCACAAGAGAAGAAAGGAATTATCAGGCTCCCGCGTTATCATAGGCTCATCTTCAAAGAAGTATTCATCCAAAGAAAGGTCTGGCCCAGATGTATCTGTCACGGTGCAGAGGTCATCAGGCGTGGAATCCCAGTGGACTTACTGCAGTCCCGGAACTCGTCTTTCCTCGCCTTTGATTCATGTCAGTGAATCAGAAGAGTCAGACTGCTCCAGCCCCAGCCCAATCATTTTCCTGGATGAGGTCGGCTATCAAAAGAGCCTGCTGGCCAAACTTGATATCCCCCAGGTGCCAGGGGGGCCCAGAGAGCGAGTTGAAGACTCGGACTCTGAAGTCAGTGAATTCTTTGATAGTTTTGACCAGTTTGATGACCTGGAGGAGTTGAGCTCAGAGAGCTGCACTCTCGCACTGCCTCAGGATGCTATTAGTGCACCAACCTCACAGAAAAGGGCTGCTGAGTCTAGCACCAGTGGGTCATCATCCAAATATGTTTCTAGGGGCTGCTCCACCAAGGGTATGAATCCTCATCGCTTTGACCAGCCCACTCTCCCAGCTAATGTAAAAAAACCCACTCCTCTGAAACCAGGCTCTCCCTACTCACTTCACTCTGAGGTGCCTGACTCCCCTCGACCAGTGCAGACCCCCTCTGAGGAGAATGGTGGTCCACTCTTTAGTCCTGTCAGCTCATCCGCCTTCAGCCCTCTGGGTGACTGTAGTGGAACTCTGGAATACTTCTGGAAGACAGATGAGGATGGGCAGGACAGTTCAGAGCTACGTAAACCCCAGgatctctgctctctgtatAAGACCTACTCAGACTTTGCCAGCAGTTTGTCCAAAGAAATTATGGGGTCTGTGTGTGGCTACCAATCTGCCGTCGACATCAGTGACAACAAGAATCTCAGTTGCGTCTGCCACAAGGAGTTCCAGAATCCTTCAGGCTACCTGATGAAGCTCTCAGAAATACAAGAGACTGTAACAGTGGCAAAGCTGCAGAAGAAATCTCAGTCTCTAAAGGATGGCATTCAGAGGTTTGCCACTGACTTAGTGGAAATGAGCTTGGGCAGCGCCTTGCGAGACCTCCAAAAAGGTGTATCCTCCTGCACCACAACCTTGTGTCACCTTGCTGCCAGGCTCACATCCTCTGTATTTCAAATGGCCTTTCATGAGATTGGCATGCGCCATGCCTGTGTGTTAAAGGAAAGGGCAATCAATGGATTAGCTGGGTTTCTAGTTGGAGAGGCTGTGTCTGGGGCATTGAAAGACTTCCTGACAGTGAAAAAGCAGATTTTCCACAGCACAGTAACACGTTTTGCTGCTGATCTGGCTGAAGAGCTGGTGTTCGAAGGAATTATGGAAGTGTGCCAGTTCTCTCACCCCTCAACCCCTCTCACCCCTAGTGATTGGTCCTTTGGCCACAggcaagaggaagaggaggaggtggtttCCTCCTACGCTTCAGACTTGTCTGAATCTGTAATCCAGGAGGCCTTCATAGAGCTTTCTCAGGCGGATGTTGCCTTTACTAGTGAAGCGGCTATTAGTGTGTCTCTGGACAACATCTGTTATGTCAGTGCAGAGAACACTAGCACTCAGACGTGTAGTACTTTTGCTAACCAGCAGCTTTTGAGTTCtagctcagctgcagcagtcccAGGTGTCCCAGGAGAGGATGCTACCTGCACAGTGAAGAAAGCTCTATTTACAGTTTCAGGCATGGCCAGCTGTATTCCTGTGCCCCAAGCAGGCCAAGCCATCTCCCACCTTCATGAGTCTGAGGAGACCTGTCAGGATCAGTCTAGCTTGGTAGATACCCCACAGGCCAGCCCTAAAAGAGTAACCATATCGTCCTGTGACACCGCCACGTCTACACAAACTCACCTTTACAGTCATGGAACTCAGACAGCTATATCTGGAGGAGACCCCTCTCAAGCAAAGTCCCCATTCCAGAACTTCTCTGGAAACATGGTGGATATGATAGTAACTGAGGCTTGTGAGCTAATAACTGCTTCTAAGATGAAGAAGAGTTTTGGTGACTGTGCTGATTTCCTCACAAAGACAATCGGAAGCAGAGGGAGCTCTTCTTCAAAGCAGGATATGGCTAATTTTGAGGCTTCATATGAGGATTTCCCTACAAAGCAGGGACCTGTCAGGCAGAATTTGAGATATGACCGGAAAGAGACTGAATATGTTATCAAGGAAAGCCCTGTTGAGCAAGCAACAGACTGTAGCATtcctcacatttcatttcaaagtcaGGGGAGAGACAGCTGTGAGTTGGACCCCAGGACCAGAAGTGTGGCTGAAACTCATTCTGTAATGATGGATAGTCTTGATGTGCCTGGTACCGAGACGGGTTCTCAAAGAGGGACATCTGTTCCAGGGGATGAATCGGTTCCAAGCTCTGGTCAAAAATCTGGTGGGACTCCTGGCACTCCTCCCTCTACCCCTCAGCAGCCCAGTGAGGTGTCccaggaaaaacaaataaagcaattCTCCAAGAAGCTGAAAAGCAAGCTTGCCAAGGAATTCTCCCCTGCTActcccccacccacccctcaCTATCAGCCTGAGCCTGGCCCAGGCCCAAAAGACATCACTCCTGAGGCAGACAAAGCTGAGTTTATGCTCAAATTGATGAGGTCTCTCTCTGAGGAAGCGGATGgcaatgaggaggaagaggaagaattAGCAGAAGAGGGTTGTGTAGGTGGCACTAATAGATGTTTAGAGACAGGAGTTGGCCGGCATGAACTGAGTCAGATGTCTGCACGCAAAATGTCCAATAAGGAAGCTCTCCACTATGCTGAGAGGCTGGCATGTCATATTGTCTCTATGGCAACAGAAATGGACACTCTGGgagtggcagaggaggagggggagatgagTAAAGGCAGcaaggaaaagagagacagtgttGCTCAGTTCTCAGAGCAGACCCTGAACACCTTGTGGGTGTATGCTGGCGAGGTGGCAGGAGAGGTCATCAATGATGTGAAGAGGATGGTGAGCTCTGCACAGCAGTGTCCATATCACAGAGCTCTAAGGAGAAGAAGTTTTGACAGATCTAgctctgaatgtctgcatcaCCACCATCAACACCAGCCTCAATCAAGTATAGACCAGGACAGAAACTGGAGGGTAGGAAGGTTGGCTGAGCAATGGTCTAATGACCTGATAGCCTCCGTATTCCAGTCTCCTACATCCACGTCAAGCACTATTTCCAGCTCTAGCTCTGGCCTGTCTTCGGAGTATCCCAGCTGTGAGAGTGTGACAGATGAATATGCTGGTTACCTCATCAGAGTATTGAAAAAGGAGGGAGGCAGTAGGGAGTTGGTCTTAGACCAGTATGCCAGCCGTTTGGCCTACCGCTCTATAAAACTAGGCCTGGCTCATGCCAGTCGCAAGATCAAGCAGAGATCATCCGGCACCCGTCTTCACTCCTCCAAGTCACTGCCGGACGAATGGAAAATTTGTGGTAGTGACACATTGTCATCCAAGGACAGAGTAGATTCAGTGGTTCGTCCGTCAGGTGAATATGCTGAGTGTTATTGTCGGGAATCTGAAGACAGCAGTCAGAGGGAGTACATGGATATGGTAAACTTTGCAGAGTCTTTAGCTTACAATATCACCTGCGATGTCACACGCAAACTACATCTTTCCTCTGTGCGGCTGCCTAAGTCTCTCACGGATTCCTGTCTTTATAAGAAATCCAAACTTGAAGACATGGCAGAAAATCTCATCAGGAACTCTTTCTCCTGTCCTCTGTTGTCCAAGGAGGGAAATAGCAAGCATTACCACAGTACAGGAAGTCTGTATGATGGAGGCTACAGGAGTAGGGTGATGCAGGTCATTGAGCATTATGCCAGGAAAATAGTTGATGACACTCTGAAGATGAGCCTGGCTTCAGTTGGACATTCATCCCGTGAGCACCAGAGGGCCCAAGGCCATGACAGACACTCTCACACCCAGAGATTGTCTGAGGTGCCAGTGCCATCACTGGGCCAAGCCCTGGGAGAGAGGACATGTCGTTATTGTCAGATCCAGGAGTGTTCGTATTGTACCAGACTTAACAGGCACCACCACCATCCAGTattacagaggaggaaaagggggcCGGAATGTCAGGCAAGGGCTGAGCGTCTATCTAGCCTGGAGATTCCAAAGATCCACATTGACCTGGACCACAGGGCAGCGCTTGCTGAGGAGATGGTGACCATGGCAATGGAGACAGCTAAACGTGAGCTGAGCAACACCAGTCTTAATGCCGATAGTGGCATTGGCCATGATGGGACCAGCTATGCTGAGAGCCTAACTGCTGAGATTATGACGTCAGCCCTGTCCAACATCTGCCAGGCTACCAACATCAG CTTTCCAGGAAGGGAAGTCACAGAGTCCTCAGTGTCCCAACAACTGAGTGTAGGGGATGACAGTCTGGGCAGCTGGTCTAACTTGAGCTTTGAGGATGAGCACCCAGATGACAACAGCAGCTTTCTCCACCTCAGTGACAG cAGCAATGGGAACAGCAGTAGCTGGAGCAGTCTGGGCCTGGAGGGGGAGGCGTGTGAGGAGcgcctgtctttctctccctctgacag tgacaacacagaGGACAAGGAGAATGAGGTTAAAGAGGAATCCAGTG GGACTCTCTGTATGGACAGGACTCAGGTGCAGGCTCCCAGGTCTGCACTGGTTATAGTAAACTCTGATGTCAGGGATCTTGGGCGTGGCCCTCCACACGTGACCCTGGACCCTCAGCTCAGGAGCATGTTGCAGTGGGTGGCAGCCTCCTTGGCAGACATCCCTCAGATACAGCTGAGTCTTGACAGAGAGCTCCAGCAG CTCCCAGCGGTGGTCCAGAGACTTCGGGAGAAGAAGTGGAGAGTTggagagctgctgcacacactgcTACGCTACTGTGAGGAGAGccagacacacagtcagtccCCGGCCAGAGAGGAGCCACTCCAGGCGGGCAGAGAACTCCACCACATCCCCCTCTTCCAGTGGCTTCTGGAGCATGCCTAG